Proteins encoded in a region of the Triticum dicoccoides isolate Atlit2015 ecotype Zavitan chromosome 3A, WEW_v2.0, whole genome shotgun sequence genome:
- the LOC119272298 gene encoding cyclin-dependent protein kinase inhibitor SMR5-like, with protein MAMESGSEAAAAAGYYGGTCGWETPKREECRILATLPCPAAPRKAAADFGTPRRPPKNGYFQPPDLEALFALAPRRQASCA; from the coding sequence ATGGCCATGGAGAGCGgctcggaggcggcggcggcggcgggctactACGGCGGCACCTGCGGGTGGGAGACGCCGAAGCGGGAGGAGTGCCGCATCCTGGCGACGCTGCCCTGCCCCGCGGCGCCGAGGAAGGCCGCGGCCGACTTCGGCACGCCCCGGCGCCCGCCCAAGAACGGCTACTTCCAGCCGCCGGACCTCGAGGCCCTCTTCGCGCTCGCCCCGCGCCGGCAGGCCTCGTGCGCGTGA